The region GGAGCACATAGAGGGCCATCGCCAGCATCACGACGCCGAAGATCTGGCTGACCCGGTTCATCCAGCCGCCCGGTTTGGGGATGAGCTTGTCGGCTCCCAGGCCCATAAGCAGCAGCGGCATTCCGGCGCCGATCCCCATCACGAAGAGGCTGAGGCCTCCCAGCACGGCATCGCCGGTCATCGAGATGAAGATCACCGCCCCGCTGATGACGGGCGCGGTGCAGGTGCCCACGATCAGGGCAGAGAGGGCGCCCATAATTGCGGTGCCCAGCAGCCCCTTGCCCTGGGCTTCGTCGCTGGCTTTGGTGAGTTTGCTCTGCCAGGAGGCGGGCAGGCCCAGCTCGAAGTAGCCAAAAAGCGAGAAGGCCAGGGCCACGAAGAGCCCCGCCATCGGGATCATCACCCAGGGGTTATTCAGATGGGCTTGGATATCGAAGCCCAGCAGTCCGGCGACGATTCCGATGAGGGCGTAGGTGGCTGCCATGGAGACCACATAGACCAGCGAAATGATAAAGGCGGTGGAACGGCTCACCCCTCCCTCTTTGCCCGCCTGTTTGACCAGGATCGACGAGAGGATGGGGATCATCGGCAGGATGCAAGGAGTCAGAGCCAACAGCAGCCCGGCGATGAAAAAGAGCAGCAGGACAAAAAGGACCCCCTCATCGGCCAATGCCCGGGCGATCTTGGCGCTGTTGCCCTCTTTGGCCAGAGTGGAGATTTTGGCGAAGAAACCAGGGTGTTCAGCTTTCGCTGAAGATTTTGGATTTTGGATTTTGGATTTTGGATGGGTTTGGTCGTTGGTCGTTGGTCGTTGAGAGCTGAGCGTTGAGCGTTGAGCGTTGAGCGTTGAGGATTTGTTTTCTTCGGTTGCTCGGTTGCTCGGTTGCTCGGTTGCTCGGTTACTGGATTCCTCATTTGAAGGCTCCGCCTTCAGGTCGAAGGTGTATTTCTGGGGGGCGTAGCAGATGCCGGCGTCGCTGCAGCCGCTCAGGTCGATCTCCAGGGTGAAAGGGCCTTCGATGCCTTTCTCCCTTAGCTTCTGGAGGGGGATGTCGATGTTGAGGGTACCGTAATAGACCTTCTGGCCTTCGTAATCTACGGGTTCGGGTTTTTTGACATCGAGCTCGAAACTTTTGGGCTTGATGATTTTGAAATGGAGGTCTTTGGCGTAGATGTGGATCTTTTCTCCCAGTTTGACGGTGGTTTTGATCTTGTCCCCCCGGATCTTGGCCTGGACTTTGAAAGCCTGATCGGGGGTGAGGAACTTGCGCTGGAGATGAAATCCGCCGCTGCTTCCAAAGCCGGCCTGGAGCCAGAGCATCGGAGTGAGCAGCAATCCCGCGATTATAATGAGACGTCGTAACATTCAGTTTCCTCCCGGAAAATTTTGATAGTTTTATTGTACCTTTTTGCCGTGTAGTGCTTTGGCACATAGACTCGGCGAAACTATAACGCATATTTGTTAATTCAAAGTATCACTATAAAGGAAACGAATGAGTAACCGTTTGATCCACGAGCAGTCCCCCTACCTGCGGCAGCACGCCGAGAATCCTGTGGATTGGTATCCCTGGGGGGATGAGGCCTTTGAAAAAGCAAGGCGGGAGGATAAGCCGATCTTCCTCTCCATCGGTTACAGTGCCTGCCACTGGTGTCACGTGATGGAGCGGGAGAGTTTCGAAAATCCCGAGCTGGCAAAGCTGCTCAATGAACATTTTGTCTCCATCAAAGTGGACCGGGAGGAACGCCCCGATATCGACAAGCACTTTCAGGAGGTCTTCGTGACGATGAACGGCAGGGCCGGGGGGTGGCCGCTGAGTATTTTTATGACGCCGGAGAAAATTCCTTTCTACTCGGCGACCTATATTCCCCCCGAGCCCCGCTACGGGATGATGGGATTTGGGGAGCTGCTGGAGACCATCGCCGCCAAATATGCCAAGGATCGCGAAACCCTCATCGAGAAGGGGCGGGAAGTCCTGGAGTTCATCAAACCCAAGGATAAGATCCAGGCGACCCGGATCGACGCTCAGCTCGAGTCGATCGTGCTCAAGCAGATCAAACAGGTCTATGAACCGAACTTCGGTGGCTTCGGCGGTGCGCCAAAATTCCCCCACGCTTCGACCCTGCGCCTGGCCCTGGCGATGCTGCAGCTGCGCGATGATAAGGAGCTGGAGCGTATCGTGCGTCATACCCTGGAGAGTATGGCGTTGGGCGGGCTCTACGACCTGGTCGACGGAGGTTTTTGCCGCTACAGCACCGACGAGAAGTGGCTGGTGCCCCATTTCGAGAAGATGACTTATGACAATGCTCTGCTGGCGGAGGTCTATGCTAAAGCGGCCGCTGTCTTTGAAAACGAGGATTATTGGCAAATCGCCCGGGAGACTTTGGACTTTATGCTGGAGCGGATGATGGAGGGGAATCTCTTTTTCTCCGCCAGCGATGCCGACAGTGAGGGAGAGGAGGGCGAATACTTCGTCTACGACTATGCCGAAGCGGTGGAAGCCTTTGCCCGGGCGGGGATCACGGAGCCGGAGCTTGCGGCCCGGAAGTTGGGGATGAGCCCGGAGGGGAATTTCGAAGGGAAAAACATCCCGCGTTTAAGCGCTTTTCAAGAGCGTAACGATCCTCAGCTCAACAAGGCCCTGAAGGTTTTGAAAGAGCTCAGAGCGAAGCGTTGCTATCCCTTTATCGACCGCAAGATTCAGAGCTCCTGGAACGCGATGATGATCCGCGCGCTTTTCGTGGCGGGACGTCGGGAGCCGCGTTACCTGGAGCAGGCGAAACGCAGCCTAGAGGCGTTGGAGGGGAAAATGACTGCAGGCGTGTGGATCTTCCACTCGGCCCTTATCGATATGGAGCCGAAGATCGAGGGCTTTTTGGAAGATTACGCCTGGTGGATCAGCGCCCTGCTGGAGGGGTACCGCAGCACCCTGGATGAGCGTTATCTGATCCGAGCTACGGAGCTGGGCAACGAGGCGATCCGCCGCTTCTACGACCGGGGGCGCTGGCGGATCGACGACGGGGAGTTCCGGGAGGTCTGTGAGGATACCGATACGGGCTACCCCTCGGCCCTGGCGGTGATGACGGAGGCCCTGCTGGGGATTCGGGCCCTCATCGACCCGGTCTACGACAAATTCATCGCCCGGACCCTGGAGGTCCACTCCTATCAGCTGATGCGCCAACCCATCGCCCGGCCTACGCTGGCAGAGGCGGCTATCCGCCATTTGCGCGACGACTTGATCGTCAAAGGGGCCCTAGAGCGGCTCCGCCCCCATATCCCCGAGATCGACGGTATCGGATATCCCTGGTTCTGGCTCCGAACCGCCTTTGAGAGCGGCTATATGCTCTGCGGAACCCGGAACTGCTTTGCCAATGAGGAGAGCTTCGAAATGATCCGCAAAGCGGTGAGCTACTGGGTGAATGAGGAATTAGGAATGAGGAATGAGGAACCGAATAACCGAATAACAGAGTAACCGAGTAACCGAGTAACCGAGCAACCGAGCAACCGAGCAACCGAATTCTCAACGCTCAACGCTTAGCTCTCAGTTCTCAGCTCTTTCAATAGATCACTCTTGCCAGATAGAGCCCCTCTGGAGGGGCTAAACGGGTGGTGTATCGCTTACCGAGCTCAAGTTGTTCTTTGAGCTGTTCCAGGCTCAGTTCACCGTTGGCGACGGCTGCGGCGGCGTGGACCATCATCCGTACCTGCGCCCGGAGAAATCCGTCGGCGTGGAAGTAGATGTAGCCGTATTTTCCCCTCCGGAGAAAATAGGCCCGGGTGATCGTGCGGATGTTGTGGGCGGTTTCGGAGCCGGTTTTGAGAAAGTGGCTGAAGTCGTGGCGTCCCTGGAAAGTTTTCAGGGCTTCACTGAGTTTTGCTTCGTCGGCAATGGCGAGTCCGGCGACATACTTTCGCTCGAAAATAGAGGGTTCTCGGCGGAAAATGTAGCGGTAGATCCGCTCTTTGGCGTCGTAACGGGCATGGAAATCGGCCGGAACGGGGGTGAGGTGCTTGAAGCGGATGGCGTCGAGGCGCCGATTGAGGTGGATCTGCAGTTCATCCAGGGGTTGTTTCGCCCAGTGAGGAGGGAGGTCGAAGTGGATCACCTGTCCCGTGGCGTGGACGCCGGCGTCGGTGCGACCGCTCCCAACGATGGGAGTACCGATCCCCAGTGAAGCCAGGGCCCGCTCCAGAGCCCCCTGTACGGTGCGGGGCGTGCGCTTCTGGCGCTGAAATCCCTCGAAGGCCGATCCGTCGTAGGCGATGACCGCTTTGATCCGCTGCATCGTCAGAAGCTCCTGAGCACCCTGCGGCGCAGCAGGAAGATCCCCAGAGCCAGCAGGAAGATGACCAGGGCGATAAAAAGAGGAACGCTACCGCTCTTTTGGAGGATCGCCGCCGGCAGGTAGACGGCCAGGGCGGTAATGAAGATCACCGCGATCGAGAGGCTGCGCTGATAGCGGGGATTGTAAAAGGTCAAAGCGGCGATGATCCCAAAAGCGAGGATGGGTGTCAGCGAAACGAAAATCAGATAGAGAAGTTTCCCCCGTCGCCCCTTGTCGTGCAACGCCTTTTTCCAATACTCTCGGCTCGTGACGATGCTCTGATAGACGTTGCGGGGATATTGATAGATATCGAGCTCCCGGTAATGAAGGTTCTCGACCTTTTTGGGGTCGCTGGTCTCCCCCGTGCCGTTGCGCAGGGTCAGGGTAAAGCGCTTGCCGTCGTTGGCCACTCTTCCTTCCCGGGCGATGAAGAGCTGGTAGGCCCCCTTGGTGCCCTGGTTGAAGAGAACCATATTCCGATAGGTGTCGTTGGCGTCTTTGCTCTCGACGAAGACGTGGTAGCTGCCGAAATTCTGGCTGAGTTTGTTGGGGGAGATATTGAGGGTGGCTTCGGCGATCTTCTGGCGCTTGAAGTGGTTGAGCTTCTGCTTCATCTGAGGGTAGAGCATCACGGAGAGGACCAAAAGCAGGGCGGTAAAGAGCAGGAGCGTCGGGATCATAAAGCGAAGCACCTTCCCGGGGGTATGGCCCAGGGAGAAGAGGGCGATGAACTCGTTCTCCTCGGAGAAACGGGTGAAGGTATTGGCCAGGGCGGCGATCAGGGAGAGGGGAACGGTGTAGAAGAAGATCTCCGGAAGCATATAGCCAAAAAGCTGCACCAGCTCCCTAAACTCCAGGTTGACCCGGGAGGAGAGGATGGAGAGCTGAATGACGAAGATCAGGGAAACCACCAGCAAAAAGGGGAGGAAGACCAGGAGATAGGCTTTGGCGAAAGACCAGAGGATATAGCGCCGTGTTTTACCCATAGATGAGCTGCTCCAAAAGCCGATAGATCGGTTTGTCGAAGAGATAGAGGATCAGGGTTCCCAGGGAGAGAAAGGGCACGAAGGGGATCATCGTATCTTTGGCGAGCAGGGAGGGAAGGATCGCCAGGATTGCCGAGAGAAAGAGGGCGATGAAAAATCCGGGAAGCCCGAGTAGGGCCGCCATCGTTCCGGCCACGATCACATCGGCACCGCCCATCGCCTCTTTTTTGAGGGCTTTGCCAAGCAGCCAGGCCAAGAGCCAGAGCCCTCCGGCGGCAAGTGCTGCATCCCGAAGGGCCGTGACAAGAACCTCCCAATCGCCCAGCTGCCAGGCGTGGGCCGCCGCCGCCAGCAGGGCCGTGACGAGGGCGAAAAAGTTGACCGAATCGGGGACAGCGAAATACTCGAAGTCGATCATACTCAGAGCCAGCAGGGCCGAAAAGGTTGCCGCGATGAAGAGAAAATAGAGGATCGCGGGGAGACCGGGTTGCTGCAGCTGGGGGGCGAGCTTGAAGTAGAGGGCCGTCCAGAGCAGGGCATTGAGCAATTCCACCAGGGGGTAGCGGGCACTGATCGGCTCACGGCAAAAGGCGCAGCGCCCCCGCAGGGCGATCCAGGAGAGCAGGGGGACATTGTGATACCAGTGCAGGCTCTCGCCGCATTTGGGGCAGTGGGAACCGGGCCAGGCGATATTCTCCCCCCGGGGAGTGCGGTAGATCACCACGTTGAGAAAGGAGCCCACCAGGAGCCCGAGGATGAAGGCCGCCGCAGCGCCCAAAAAGATTCCCGTCATTTAAATGCCTCCGAATTTACGGTTTCTGTTTTTGAAATCATCGATGATGCTTTGGAGCTCTTCGACGGAAAAGTCGGGCCAGTAGGTCGGGGTAAAGGCCAGTTCCGTGTAGCTGAGCTGCCAAAGCAGAAAATTGCTCAGCCGCTGCTCCCCGCTGGTGCGGATCAACAGATCGACATCCGTATACGGAGTGTCCAGATGGCGGCTGATGTTCTCTTCGCTTGGCTCTTCGCCCGCTGCGAGGCAGCGCCGGACACTGCGGACGATCTCATCCCGCCCTCCGTAGTTGAGAGCCAGGATCTGGGTGAGGCGGCGGTTGTTCCGCGTCAGCTCCCGGGTCGCTTCGAGGGTTTGGCGCAGTTTGGAGCCGAAGGGGCTCAGATCCCCGATGGTTTCGAAACGGATCCCGTGCTCCATATAGTGCTCCTGCTCCTGGCGGATATACTTTTCGAGCAGGTGCATCAGGTAGTCCACTTCCATCTTGGGGCGTTTCCAATTCTCGGTGCTGAAAGCATAGAGAGTCAGTGTCTCGATCTCCGGCTCCTTGGCGCAGTACTCGGTGACACGTCGAACCGTTTCGACCCCCGCTTCGTGGCCCTTGGTGCGGCGCAGGCCCCGCTCGGCCGCCCAGCGTCCGTTGCCGTCCATAATGATGGCGAGATGTCGGAGGGTGTTACTCATCGGCTGCCAGCCTCTTCGCCTGCTCGAGGATGCTGAAGGCCAGCTCCGATTTGGGGGCGGTATGCAGCTCTGTCTCCTCATCCGCCGTGATGAAAGTGACGGCGTTCTCATCTTTGCCGAAGCCTTTGCCTTCGCCGACGTGGTTGTAGCAAACCGCATCGACCCCTTTTTCCTCCAGGAGTTTGCGGGCGTTCTCCCTGCCCGCTTCGCTGTCGGTCTCGGCTTTGAAAGCGACGGAGACGATCCCGCTTTTGTCCAGAGAAGCGAGAAGGTCGGGGTTGCGGACCAGCTCCAGCGTCCAAGTCTCCCCGAGAGTATTCTTTTTGAGTTTGCCCTCCTGGGGGAAGCGGGGGCGGTAGTCGCTGACTGCCGCCGCCATAAAGAGGTAGGGGGTCTTTTGGACCATTCCGACGGGGTTGGGGTTGTTCATACTGGGTTTGCTCATCACCCCTTTTTTGGCGACCCGGATGCAGTCGACGAGGTATTCGCCCATCTCTTCGGCGCTCTCCACATCGATGGTGTAGACCTTTTGGGGCAGACCCTCGTTGGCGACGGTGCGCAGGTAGCAGACATCGGCGCCCCGGAGCCAGAGGGCGGTCGCCAGGGCGTCGGCCATTTTGCCGCTGGAGCGGTTGCCGATGTAGCGCACGGGGTCGATCGCTTCCCGGGTGCCGCCGCCGGTGACGACCGCTTTGCGGTCCTGCCAAAAAGGATCACGCAGCAGGGCCCGCGCCCCCTGGTAAAAGATCTCCAGAGGCTCGGCCAGGGCGCCGCTGCCTTCGTCACCGCAGGCGAGGAGCTTTTCGGCGGGTTCGATGACGGTGACGTCGTTGACCTTGAGCATTTTGAGGGAGCCTTCGGTGTAGTGGCTGCGGAGCATTTGGGTATTGGCCGCGGGGGCCACCAGGAGGGGCCCGGCGTAGGCCAGGGCGCTCTGGAGCAGCAGGTTGTCGGCGATCCCTTTGGAGAGCTTGTTGAGGGTGTTGGCGGTGGCGGGTGCGATGATGAAGGCTTCGGCCCATTTGCCCACGTCGATATGGTTGAGTGGGCCGCTCCAGCTCTCGGTAGATTCGGTGAGCACGGGGCGGCGGGTAAGGGCTTCGAAGGTGAGCGGGGAGACGAAGCGCTCGGCGGCGGGGGTCATCACCACCTGCACCTCAGCTCCGGCTTTGATGAAGAGCCTCGCTACGTCACAGGCTTTATAAGCGGCGATGGAGCCGCTGACGCCCAGGAGGATGCGGCGTCCCTGGAGATCGACTTTGGGGGTCATGCGCGGCCTTTGTTGAAAAATTTGCGGTAGAAGCCTTCGACGATCTTGAGAGGAGTGCGGCTGATGGCCAGAGCCCCCGAGGGAACATCCCGGGTGACGGTGCTGCCCGCGGCGATGATGCTCTCATCCTCCACGGTCACGGGGGCGACCAGTTGGGTGTCGCTGCCGATGAAGACGTTTTTGCCGATGATGGTCTTGTATTTGGCTTTGCCGTCGTAATTACAGGTGATAGTGCCGGCGCCGATGTTGGTACCTTCGTCGATCTCGCTGTCGCCCAGGTAGCTCAGGTGGCCCGCTTTGACCCCCTTGAGGATGGACTTTTTGACTTCGACGAAGTTGCCGATATGGGTATGCGAAAGGTTCGATCCTGGGCGGATACGGGCCATAGGCCCCACGTCGCCGTCACGGATCACGGAATCCTCGATGACGCTGTGGGCTTTGATGTGGGCATTTTCGATGCGGCAGCGGCCGTGGATCTGCACACCGCTTTCGAGCTCGCACTCCCCGAGGAACTCCGCCCGGCAGTCGATATAGATCGTCTCGGGCAGGCGCATTGTGACCCCCTCCAGCATCCAGTAGCGCCGGATGCGCCGCTGCATGATCTCCTCGGCATGGGCCAGGTCCACTCGGGAGTTGACCCCCTTGAACTCCTCCTCTTCGACGAAGACCGGCTTGACGTGGCGTCCCTCTTCGACCGCCATTTTGACGATGTCGGTGAGGTAGTATTCCTGTTGGGCATTGTCATTGGAAAGGGCGGGGATATAGCGCTCCAACAGTTCGCGTTTGACGCAGTAGACCCCGGCATTGACGGTCTGGATGAGGCGCTGTTCGGGGCTGCAGTCCTTCTCTTCGACGATCTCTTTGACTTCGCCTTTTTCGATGACGACCCGTCCGTAGCCGCTGGGGTCCTCCACGTCGATGACACTCATCGCGATATCTCCGCCGGCATCGACGAGGCGGAGCAGGGAGCTGGTGGTCACCAGAGGCATATCGCCGTTGAGGATCAGCACCCGATCGTGCCGGTAGTCGATCCCCCGGAGGGCTCCGCCCGTGCCGGGATAATTCTCGGCATCCTGACGGTGGATCTTGATCTTTTTGTATTCGCTTTCGATCGCCTCTTTGACCCGGTCAAATTGATGGTGAAGCACGACCGTGACATCGTCGCTGATCTTCACCGCGGCATCCAGGGCGTGAAAGAGCATCGGTTTCCCGCTGATGGTGTGGAGGACTTTCGGGGTCTTCGATTTCATTCGGGTTCCCTTGCCCGCGGCGAGGATCACGATACTGACAGACATACTTGTTGTTCCTTTTGGGTAAAATCTCTTCAAAATATAGCAATTATATCCAAAGGGAATTAAGGTGAAATGCAGACATTTCGGAGCCTGCGGCAGTTGCACGCTCTACAAATTGGACTATGAAAAGCAGTTGGAGCGCAAAGCAGAGAGGCTGCGGGGGCTTTTGGCCCCTTTTTATGATGGCGAAATAGAGCGCTTTGCCTCCCCAGACTCCCATTACCGGGCCAGGGCGGAGTTTCGTATCTGGCACGAGGGCGGCCGGGCCGACTACGCGATGGGCAATCTGAGCAAGGACGGCAATGTCATTATAGAAGAGTGCCCCAAAGTGATCCGCCCCGTCGAAGAGCGAATGGAGCCGTTGCTGGAGGCGGTCAACGCTTCGCCGGTGCTTTCACGCAAGCTCTTCGGTGTGGAGTTCCTGGCCGCGACGACGGGGGAGTGCCTGATCACGATGCTCTATCATCGTCCGCTGGACGAGAGTTGGGCACGGGAAGCCAGGGCCCTGGAGGAGCAGCTCAACGCTTCGATTATCGGTCGGGCCCGCAAACAGAAGGTCGTCCTCTCCCGGGAGTTTGTCACCGAGGAGCTGGAGATTGATAGTAAAAAATATAAATATCGCCACTACGAGGGGGGATTCACCCAGCCCAACCCCTACGTCAATACCAGGATGATCGCCTGGGCCAGGGAGCGGGCCGCCGAAGCGGGGGGAGGGGATCTGCTGGAAGCCTACTGCGGGTTGGGGAATTTCACCATCCCTTTGGCGGAGAATTTCTCCAAGGTCCTGGCGACGGAGATCAGCAAAAACTCCATCAAAGCCGCCAAAGAGAACTGTGCCCTCAACGGGGTGGAGAATATCGAGTTTGTCCGCCTCAGCTCCGAGGAGATGACTTCTGCCCTACGCAAAGAACGGCAATTTAACCGCCTGAAGGGAATCAATATTGATGAATATGATTTCAAATGCGTCCTAGTAGACCCTCCCCGCGCCGGGTTGGACGAAGCGACACGGGAGTTGATCACCACATTTGAAAATATCATCTACATCTCCTGCAACCCCGAGACCCTGGCACGGGACCTCGAGCGGTTGAGCCAAAGCCACGAAGTGCATGCCGCGGCGAGCTTCGACCAGTTTCCCCACACGGAGCATTTGGAGAGTGGGGTCTTTTTGCAGAGGAGGCAGATCAATCCTTGACGAAAGGTAAAAGTATGACTGAAGTATTAGCCAATTACACAGCGGACATTTCAGAATTGAAACAGAATCCCTGTGAGCTGATCAAAAGGGCTGAGGGACAGGCCGTGGCGATTTTGCACCACAACAGACCCAGCGCTTATCTTCTCCCTGCTGAACTTTATGAACAAATGATAGATATTCTGGAGGATTATGCTTTGACCCAGGAGCTTAAGAAGCGCTTGAACGATGAAGAAAAACCAATAACAGTAAAACTCGATGAACTATGAGTCAACGTCTATCCCAAAAGCTCAAAGGAAAGCATTGAACAAAGAACAATCCAAAATCCAAAATCCAAAATCCAAAATCTCCAATCCCTGGCTCTTCCCCACCGCCCAGAAAAACGACTTCGTTTTCACCCCCTCTCCCAGGGATTTCACCGTCAAAGAAATTCCCCTTTATGAGTTTTCAGGCGAAGGGGAGCACCTGATCGTGCAGGTGCGCAAGAAGGGGTTCTCGACCTGGGAGTTGACCGACCGGCTGAGCAACCGTCTGGGTATTCCCAGGCGGCAGATCGGCTATGCGGGGCTCAAGGACAAGCACGCCTTGACCACTCAGTATCTCTCTTTACCCGCCGCTTGTGAAAAGTCGTTGGAAGGAATGGAACTGGAAGGGGTGAAAATCCTCGACGTGACCCGTCACGACAACAAGCTCAGGGTCGGGCATCTCAAAGGCAACCGCTTCCGCCTGCGTTTCAAAAAGGTTTTGGGGGTGCAGAAGGAGAAGATCGACTCCGTGCTCGATTGGATCGAGCGCTGGGGGATGCCCAACTACTTCGGCCTCCAGCGATTCGGCACCGAAGGGAACAATTGGCAGGAGGGCCTGGCGCTGGTAGAGGGACGCTTGAAGATCCGCGAGCGCAAAATGCGGGAGTTCCTCATCAGTGCCTATCAGAGCAGGCTCTTCAACGATTGGTTGAGCCGGCGTATCGGGCTGAGCCGGTTGCTGGAAGAGTTTGGCGAACGGGAGGTAGAAACGATCGAGAAACTTCCCGCCGGATCGCTCTCAGGGGTCAAAAAACAGGAGCACTTTTTCAAAATCCTCTCGGGGGATCTGATGATGCACTATCCCTATGGCAGGCTCTTCCCGGCCGAGGATCTCGACTCCGAAGCGGCAAAGTTCGCCGCCAAAGACCGGGCTCCCACCGGTCTGCTGCCCGGTCGGAAGGTCAAGCGGGCCGAAGGGACTGCCCGGTTGATCGAAGAGCTTTATGACGGCAAGAGGATTTCGGAGCAGGGGAGCCGCCGATATGCGTGGGTCTTTCCATCGGAGATCCACCGCCGCTATGTGCCGGAGAAGGCGCATTATGAGCTGAGCTTCACACTGCCGAAAGGGAGCTATGCGACGGTGCTGGTGGCGATGCTGAAAGGGAAATGGAATGAGGAGTGAGGAATTATGGTTTGCGTTACACGGTAACGCTTTTATTTGAAGTGATGGGACGATGAAAAGAGTTGACGAAATTCGGGATTTTGTCGAAAAGGCCGAGGCGATCCTGGTCACTGCGGGTGCTGGGATGGGGGTCGATAGCGGTTTGCCCGATTTTCGGGGGGATGAGGGGTTTTGGCGGGCCTATCCGCCCCTGAAGAAACTGGGGATACGTTTCGAAGAGATGGCGAATCCCCGCTGGTTCGAGGATGATCCAGAACTTGCCTGGGCTTTTTACGGTCACCGGCTCAATCTCTACCGTGAAACGGAACCCCACGAGGGGTTTGCGATTCTCCGCCGGCTGATCGCCGCCAAAGGGGGAAACGGTTTTGTCTTTACCTCCAACGTAGACGGGCAGTTTCAGAAAGCGGGCTTCGATGAGCAGGCGATCTATGAAGTGCACGGCTCGATCCACTATTTGCAGTGTCTGCACAATTGCACCGATGCCATCTGGCCCAATGAAGAGGAGGTTCCCGTAGATACAGAGCGTTTCCGGGCCTTGCGTATTCCCCGCTGTCCCCGCTGTGGAGGCGTGGCGCGCCCCAATATCCTGATGTTCGGCGATTGGGGATGGAACAGCAATCGAAGCGAAGCCCAGGCGATAGGATTCGGTGCCTGGCTTGAAAAAAACAGAGCGAAACAGATGGCGATCATTGAGGTTGGGGCCGGAACTGCTGTGCCTACCGTCCGCCGTCAAGGGGAAGTTTTGGCCGCGAAGCTTCCCGGAGCCCGACTCATCCGCATCAATCCCGGAGAGCCTCAGATCGATGAAAGGCTTGGCTGGGGATTACCCCTGGGAGGTTTGGAGGGGATTTGTGCGATCGTGGGTCGGGAGTGAACCCGCTCTCAAAAGATCCAGTAACTTTAGAGGTTATTGATCGGGGCAAGAGAGAGCCGGGAGCAGCGACTTTAGTCGCTGAAATGAGCCCACGATCTTTAGGAGTATGCTACTAAAGTCGCCTCTTCTGGACCAATGAACGACAAAAAGCAAGGGTAGAACTTTTCGTAACATCAGTTAGTAAGGGATCTTGTCCTCTTTCTCCTCCCAGAGTTTCAAAAGCCGGGTGCACGTGGGAAGCGGATGACGTGCGAAAGGGATGGGATCGGGTTTTTCACCCCGGATGATTTCGGTGATAAAGGTGTCATCGAAGCCGATTTTTGCGGCCTCCTCTTTGGTGTTGCAGTAGATCACCCGGTCGAGATGGGCCCAGTGGATGGCTGAAAAGCACATAGGACAGGGCTCTCCGGTACAGTAGAGGGTGCAGCCATTCAGGTGAAAGCGCTGTAGTTTTTCCCCGGCTAAGCGGATCGCCAAAATCTCGGCGTGGGCAGTGGGATCGTTGCGCAGCACGACCTCGTTATGGGCGGTGGAGACAATTTCACCCCGGTAAACGATCACAGCGCCGAAGGGTCCGCCGTGGCCCGCTTCTACCCCTTTGCGGGCCTCTCCGATCGCAATCTGAAGATATTCTTCGGTATTCATACGCTCTTCCTCGAGATAATGTTATCTATACTCAATAGCTTTAGTGTAGCAGGGTTTCTGAGGAAATTTTAACGAGTGGGGTCAGAGCATTCCCTCGTCGGCGAAACTGAAATACCCCTCCTTGGTCAAAATGACGTGATCGAGCAGATCGATGCCCACCAGACGGCCTACCTCTTTGAGGCGGTCGGTAATGGCGATATCGGGGCGGCTGGGCGTCAGGGTGCCGCTGGGGTGGTTGTGGGCGACGATGATGC is a window of Nitratifractor salsuginis DSM 16511 DNA encoding:
- the truD gene encoding tRNA pseudouridine(13) synthase TruD, with the protein product MNKEQSKIQNPKSKISNPWLFPTAQKNDFVFTPSPRDFTVKEIPLYEFSGEGEHLIVQVRKKGFSTWELTDRLSNRLGIPRRQIGYAGLKDKHALTTQYLSLPAACEKSLEGMELEGVKILDVTRHDNKLRVGHLKGNRFRLRFKKVLGVQKEKIDSVLDWIERWGMPNYFGLQRFGTEGNNWQEGLALVEGRLKIRERKMREFLISAYQSRLFNDWLSRRIGLSRLLEEFGEREVETIEKLPAGSLSGVKKQEHFFKILSGDLMMHYPYGRLFPAEDLDSEAAKFAAKDRAPTGLLPGRKVKRAEGTARLIEELYDGKRISEQGSRRYAWVFPSEIHRRYVPEKAHYELSFTLPKGSYATVLVAMLKGKWNEE
- a CDS encoding nucleoside deaminase; protein product: MNTEEYLQIAIGEARKGVEAGHGGPFGAVIVYRGEIVSTAHNEVVLRNDPTAHAEILAIRLAGEKLQRFHLNGCTLYCTGEPCPMCFSAIHWAHLDRVIYCNTKEEAAKIGFDDTFITEIIRGEKPDPIPFARHPLPTCTRLLKLWEEKEDKIPY
- a CDS encoding SIR2 family NAD-dependent protein deacylase; its protein translation is MKRVDEIRDFVEKAEAILVTAGAGMGVDSGLPDFRGDEGFWRAYPPLKKLGIRFEEMANPRWFEDDPELAWAFYGHRLNLYRETEPHEGFAILRRLIAAKGGNGFVFTSNVDGQFQKAGFDEQAIYEVHGSIHYLQCLHNCTDAIWPNEEEVPVDTERFRALRIPRCPRCGGVARPNILMFGDWGWNSNRSEAQAIGFGAWLEKNRAKQMAIIEVGAGTAVPTVRRQGEVLAAKLPGARLIRINPGEPQIDERLGWGLPLGGLEGICAIVGRE